ATGGGGAGTCTACTACACTCTATAGTGGTCCAAGTGACATCTTCGAAGCTCATAGGAAGGCACTTGAGGTGCTAACAGGCACTGATTATAAGGGCGAAGACCCAGGACTTGCTATGTTGTTTTACCAGACTCAGATAGATGTCTTCTGGACTTCAATGCTCAGCTACCTTCATGCCCTTGCGGTGGCGCGAGCGAATGGCATCACAGCTGAACAGTTCCTGCCATACGTTTCAAAAATCCTATTCACGATGCCTAATTTACTTGAGTTCTACACCCCCCGTATCGACACAGGAATGTACCATGGTGACGTTGAAAAACTAGCTATGGGTTTAGCAAGCATCAAGCACGTCGTTCATACCTCCAAAGAAGCCGGTGTTGATCCTTCTCTACCCGCAGCCGTCCTAGATGTATTCGAGCGTGGTATTGCGAGTGGTCATGCCGATGATAGCTTCACCAGCCTTATTGAACTCTTCGAGAAGTCCGGTGACCGTCCGTAAAAATAGGACATTCCTTGTAGGATTCAGAAAGGCTGACGATATATTTTGCAGACAGAGAAATAAAACTAACTTAGGGGCACTCATTCGTATACAGAATGGGTGCTTTGTATTTGCGTCAGGACTGTAATCAAAGGAATCGATAGCGTCCCGCTCAAGACATTCGATGATTCCGGAAGCATTGGTCCACCGTTTCAATCGGCCTGCGAAAGACTCAGAATTTCTTTTATTAAGTATTGCAGTCGAACTAAATATATCTTAATATGAAAATAATTAATGTTTATATAATCTAATTAATGAATTCATTATCAAAAGGCGTCCACCAGCACAAGGCTACGAATTTTGCGCAGCGATCTTCAGAAGCGAAGTATACAAAATTATTGGAGGGGTCACAAATAATGCAAGCATATTTATTTGTACACTTTAAGGAAAAGAGAACACCGGATGGTGAACAGGTTTACTTCGGAATTAGTAAGGATGGATTTAATTAGGAAGAAGTTAATGGTGGAAATCCTGTTCTATGGAGTTATTATGGCGATAAGGGCGTCAGAGATTTTACGATTACGTTTGTTCTGAATTAAACATGGATGCACTGCGCAGGCACTTATCGGTACCTATATAACTATTTGGTGTTAATAGCACATTAAAGTGCGTACTTTCCAATTCTGCCATCTTACTCTAAAGTTTGATTCGAGGCTGAAATCAAACCATTTAGGGAGGATTCATATGAACAAGTATGCTGGAAAGAAAGCCGTCGTCACAGGTGGTACCCATGGTATGGGGCTCGCGATTGTCAAGGCGCTTTTGGAAGGAGGGGCCGAAGTCGTGTTCACCGGCCGCAACGAGAAAAAAATCGAAGAGGCTCGGTCATATCTCAAGACAGAGGCGGCGCATGCCGTGCGCTCCGACGCGGCGAACATGGCCGACATTGACGCGCTCGGTGTCCTCGCCCAGGAGAAGCTGGGCCGCATCGACTACGTTTTTGTCAATCACGGCATCGCAGAAATTAACCTGCTTGAGCAGGTGACCGAGGCATCCTGGGATCGGCACTTTAATATCAACACCAAAGGCGCGTTCTTCACGATTCAGCGCCTTGCCCCACTAATTAATGACGGTGGTGCGATTGTCTTCACAACGGTTGCCAATGATAAGATTTTCCCCGGTATAAGCGCATATTCCGGATCTAAGGAAGCAGTAGGAGCTATCGCTCAGGTGCTCGCTTCCGAGTTCCTGACAAGGAAGATCCGAGTGAATTCCGTTGCCCCCGGCTACATTGATACCCCGACAATGGGCGTTCCAGGCTTGACAGAAGAAGAACGGGCCGAGTTTATGAAGCAGGGCGACGAGATTACTCCTCTCAAGAGGCACGGCTCGGTCGAGGAAGTCGCTGCAGCCGCCCTGTTCCTGGCCGCCGATGCGACCTTCACCACCGGTGTCGAGTTTCCTGTTGACGGTGGATTTGCACAAGGCCTATAGTAACATCAAGCTCCGTTTTGGACGAAGCTTGCAGAAAGAGCCGAGTGTCAAAAAACTACAAAGGAGCGAACCTTCTTAAATACGAAGGTTCGCTCCTTTTTCTATACACGGGTAGAACCAACACTTGACGGATTCATACGCTTTTAAGCTCCCTTATGAGAGCCAGTTGGGCGGCATGTAACTCCACATCATCGTCATCCGTTAGGTGAATTATGAGTCTGTAAAATAGATTGTGTAAACTCCTAAACCCATTACAATGGAAGTAGAAGAAAGGTTGGGGAGAACACATGGGATTATGGACGAAGCAGCAACTCCGGCAGTTCATCAAGGAGAATAAGTTGGTCTCTGCGCAGGATGCACAAAATGCGTTGAAAGAGCTGTTTGCCGAAACGCTGCAGGAGATGCTGGAAGCCGAGATGGATGAACATCTGGGCTATGAGA
This is a stretch of genomic DNA from Paenibacillus sp. sptzw28. It encodes these proteins:
- a CDS encoding NAD(P)-dependent oxidoreductase, giving the protein MNSSNQSEKLNKDSIDDTKEAGNRSPVTIIGLGPMGKAMVSAFLNRGYEVTVWNRTSSKADELVTNGAIRASTISEALAPNELVILSLTDYDAMYAIFESVSEKLTGKVIVNLSSDTPEKAREAAKWLTGRGAWHLTGGVLASPSEIGNGESTTLYSGPSDIFEAHRKALEVLTGTDYKGEDPGLAMLFYQTQIDVFWTSMLSYLHALAVARANGITAEQFLPYVSKILFTMPNLLEFYTPRIDTGMYHGDVEKLAMGLASIKHVVHTSKEAGVDPSLPAAVLDVFERGIASGHADDSFTSLIELFEKSGDRP
- a CDS encoding SDR family oxidoreductase, with translation MNKYAGKKAVVTGGTHGMGLAIVKALLEGGAEVVFTGRNEKKIEEARSYLKTEAAHAVRSDAANMADIDALGVLAQEKLGRIDYVFVNHGIAEINLLEQVTEASWDRHFNINTKGAFFTIQRLAPLINDGGAIVFTTVANDKIFPGISAYSGSKEAVGAIAQVLASEFLTRKIRVNSVAPGYIDTPTMGVPGLTEEERAEFMKQGDEITPLKRHGSVEEVAAAALFLAADATFTTGVEFPVDGGFAQGL